AAGGCTCGAAGACGTAGCGGTAATCGTTGCAATAATTGACGATGTTGGCCACCCATGCGGTGCCGCTGCGGCCGGTGCCGGCTACGACCACGGCGGCAGCCGGATCCGGATTGAGATCGAACTGCACGCTTCGCACCGCATTGTCAAAACTCGACGCGGCATGTTTGATCGCACGCTTCATACGTATCGCCTATTATAGAACGAGCGGCGAAGTTCCTAAGCAAGCGCACAAAGTGCGGACTCTCGGGTCGACTTTTGGGACCTGCGCACCCACGCGCATGCGCGGGAAAGACCATGGGTCCCGTGGAAACGCACAGTAGGCTCATCATGGTTCAAACACTCATGGAGGTCGCTTTGTCCACGCATTCCACTCTCATCACTCCGCACGGCGGCACGCTCGTCGACCGGGTCGCAAAAACCGGCGCGGCGATGAAACTCGCCGCAGAGGCGGCCACCTTGCCGAAAATCGCACTCTCGGAGCGCGCGCTCTGCGACGTCATCTGCATCGCGACCGGCGCCTACTCGCCCCTCGAAGGCTTCATGGGCTCGGCCGACTACAATTCGGTCGTGGACGGCATGCGGCTGGTGAATGGCACCATCTGGCCGATCCCGATCGTGCTTCCGATCGAAGAGTCACTGGCGAGCCGGCTCAAAGCGGGCGACAAGGCGGCTCTCGTCGACACGTCGTTCAATATGGTCGCTATCATCGACATCTCGGAGATCTACCACGCCGATCATGCGCGCGAGACCCTGAAGGTCTACGGCACCTCGGACCGCGAGCATCCCGGCGTCGCGGCCGTGCTCGACGCGCCGCCGCACTACTGCGCTGGCACGATCACGCTCATCGCCATGCCGAAGCCCGACTATCCCGATGAAGCGCTCACGCCCGCGCAGACCCGCGCGAAGTTCTCCGAACTCGGTTGGCGCACCGTCGTCGGATTCCAGACCCGCAATCCCGTCCATCGCGCGCACGAGTATCTGCAGAAAGTCGCGCTCGAAAGCGTCGACGGCTTGCTGCTGCACCCGCTCGTCGGCAAGACCAAAGGCGACGACGTCCCGGCGGACGTGCGCATGAAATGCTACAAAGTGCTGCTCGAGAAATATTATCCGATGGGCCGCACCGTGCTCGGCGTCTTTCCGGCCGCCATGCGCTATGCCGGCCCTCGTGAAGCCGTGCTGCACGCGATCGCTCGCAAGAACTACGGTGTGAGCCACTTCATCGTCGGGCGTGACCACGCCGGCGTCGGCACCTACTACGGCACATTCGAAGCGCAGCGGATCTTCGACGACATCGAAGACGAGCTCGAAATCACCATCATGCGCTTCGAGCACTCGTTTTGGTGCAATGTCTGCGAAGGAATGGCCACCACGAAGACGTGCCCGCACAAGGCGGAAGACCGCGTCGCGTTGTCGGGCACCAAGGTGCGCGACATGCTCCGCGCCGGCGAGCGCCCGCCGGCGGAATTCTCCCGCCCCGAAGTCGCGGACGTATTGATCGCGGCCATGGCAGGGACCACCGTATAGCCGGCCCCGGCACGTCGACGCCCGGACGGGCGGGCGCGATCGAAATCGCAGGCGCAGTGCGCACGTTCGCGGGCGGCGCCGGCGTCGGCCCCCTCGATCTTTCCATCGACGCCGGTGAGTTTGTCAGCATCGTCGGTCCGTCCGGCTGCGGCAAGTCGCTGCTCATCGATTTGATCGGCGGCCTGACCGCTTGCGACGCGGGCGAGGTGCGGGTCGGCGGCACAGCCGTCCGTGGCCCGAGCGGCGATCGTCAGATCGTCTTCCAAGACGGCGAATTGTTCCCGTGGCTGACCGTCGAAGGGAACATCGCGTACGGGTTGCACGCCCGCGGAGAAAATCCGGTGAAGATCGCGAGCGCGGTCGAAGCGTTCTTGCACATCGTACGCTTGGAGAAGGTTGCGCATCTGTACCCGCACGAGTTGTCCAATAGCATGCGGCAGCGCACGGCGATCGCGCGCGCGCTCGTCCTGCGCCCGCCGGTGCTGCTGCTCGACGATCCGTTGGCAGCGCTCGACGAGGTGACCCGGGCCATCTTGCAGCGAGAGATCGCCGACCTATGGCAACTCTTCAAGTCCACAACCGTGCTCGTGACGCATAACGTCGCGGAAGCGTGCTTGCTCGGCGATCGCGTGGTCGTGCTCTCCGCGAGTCCCGGACAAGTCGTGGAGATCGCGGAGGTAGACGCGAGCAGACCGCGGACGCTCGACGACGTCGACGGCGTGGTCGCGCGGGTCGGCATGGTGCTGCGCACCCAAGTGTACGAAAGAGGAGACGATCATGAAAGTCTTGCGGGAACTATGGTTCATCGCATTCGTCCTCATTCTGTGGGCTAGCGCGACCGGCAGCGGGCTCGTGCCCGCCAAACTGCTTCCGTCACCGCTCGTCACGCTCGACGCACTCCGTGCGCAAATCGCCAGCGGCTCCATCGAGCAGGCGCTGGCTGCGAGCGCCGCGCGATTGGTCATCGGTTATCTCCTGGCGTGCGCGCTCGGCCTCGCTTTCGGCCTTGCGCTCTCGTTCACGAAGGAATGGGCCGTTGGAGTGAAGCCGGTCTTCTTGAGCCTCCTCTCAGTGCCCAGCGTTACGTTTGTGCCGCTCATGCTCGTCTGGTTCGGCCCCACCGACAAGTGCATCATCGCCACGATATTGATCCACGCGTCCGTCACGATGGCGATGGCGACCGTGGACGGCGCGGCGGCTATCCGCAGCCGGACCGTGCAGGCTGCGCGCGTCCTCGGCGCTCGAGGTTGGTATCTCATCCGGTCGGTGTTGATTCCGGCGGCGCTGCCGAGCGTGATGTCCGGCGCGAAGCAGGCGTGGGCCTACTCGTTCCGCGCGCTGCTTTCCGGCGAATTGCTCGTCGCTGGAACGGTCGGTCTCGGCCGGTCTCTCGATCAAGCACAGCTCAAAGCCGACGTCCCGACCATGATCGCAGTCCTCCTTGTGGTAGCACTCTTCTCCCAGGCGGTAGACGCGTTGGTTTTCCGCCGTATCGAGGCAAAAGCGTTGCTAGGCGTCCACTAGTCCCTGCGAGCATTGGGACCTACCGCCCCTCAAAATGCGCTTGAAGGGGCAAAGGCCGCGCTGGTGTCTATCCGAACACTTGTTATGTACACCACTATTCCGCCATAAGGAGCACCGTCCACTTGTCGACACAAAAAGGCTTTATGATCTGGTTCACCGGCTTGTCCGGATCCGGCAAGACGACCATCGCGCGTATCCTTGAGACGCGCATCAGAGCTGCTGGCCACACCTTTGAGTCGCTCGACGGTGATGTCGTGCGCACCAATCTTTCCAAAGGTCTCGGCTTCTCCAAGGAAGACCGCGACACGAACATCCGGCGCATCGGCTTCGTCGGCCACCTGCTGCAGCGCAACGGCGTCGGCGTCGTGTGCTCGGCCATCTCGCCGTATAGCGCCACGCGCGACGACGTCCGCGAGATGGTGGGCGAGGACTTCATCGAAGTGTTCGCCGACTGCCCGCTTGAGATCTGCGCCACGCGCGACGGCAAAGTCGAGATGTACGCAAAGGCCATGCGCGGCGAGCTCAAGGAATTCACTGGCGTGTCGGATCCGTACGAGGCCCCCGAGACGCCCGAGCTGCACCTCAAGACGCACGAAGAGACCCCCGAGCAAAGCGCCGACAAAGTCATGCGCTATCTCGTGGAGCGCGGTTACGTCGCCGCGGAATCGCTCGTCGCGGGCGCTCGATGAGCGAAGCCTATATCGATCTCCAGTTGCACACCAACTGCTCCGACGGCGTCTGGTCGCCAGAGCGGTTGTATGAAGAGGTCCGCGCAAGAGATCTCGAGTGTTTCTCGGTCACCGACCACGACACCATTGACGCGTATCCGGTGCCGGCCGATCTGGCGTCGCGCTGCGTGCCGGGGCTGGAAGTCGATACCGAGCACGAAGGACACACGGTGCACCTGTTGGCGTACGGCGTGACCGATCCCGATTGCGCGCTGCTGTCCGCTCTGCGCAAGCAGCGCGACGAGCGCATCGTCCGCATGAAAGCCATCGTCGAGCGGATGAGAGGCCTCGGAGTCGACATCACGTTCGAGGATGTCCGTGCACAAGTCGCCGGCGGCGGCTCTGTCGGCCGGCCGCATCTCGCGCGCGCGCTTCTCGCAAAGGGCATCGTCTCGAATATTCAGGAGGCGTTCGACAAGTATCTGGCCGATGGTGAGAAGGGCTTCGTCAAGCTCAAGCGGCTGACATCGGCCGACATCGTGCCGATGGTGCACGAATCGGGCGGCATCGTCGTGATCGCCCATCCCAAACGCCTGCGTGAAGAGCGGCATCTCGCGGAGATCGCCGACCTAGGCGTCGAGGGCGTCGAAGCCGTCCATCCGTCAGCGGATGCAGAGTATCAGCGGCATATCATCGAGTTCGCCGACGCGCGCGGGCTGCTGGTCACCGGTGGGACCGATTTCCACGCACCCGAGACGCATCCGATGCCCGGCATCATGTTCTCACGCGACCGCCTAGAGCGGTTCCTCGCACGGGTCGCCGCGCTGGCGTAGCCAGATTTTTGTGGAGGACAAATGTACTAGGGCAAGCATCGCTTGCCCCGTTTTTTTGTAGGAGGGCCGCTGTACTAGGGCAAGCATCGCTTGCCCAACAAATGGGTGAGCGTTGCTCACCCTCCTACATTCTAAGATGGGCAAGCGATGCTTGCCCTAGTACAGCGGCCCCAGTACACGACTAGTCGGCGGCGAGCAGCGCTTGCGCAGCTTTCGGGTCGGGCATCGGCCCTTCGTTGTAGAGCCGGTCTAAGCCGAACAGCGCCAGTATTCGCATTGCTTTAGCGACGTCTTCGCTTGCGATCTCTTCACGCCACAGAGCGACGACGCTCTTGCCGGTGTTGATGGCCGCATCCTTACGCGTCACGGGCGAGGGACGCTTGACGAACGACAACACGTCGTCGTCGTACTTGACGGAAAAGTATTTGAAGAGCCCGTCGATCTCGGTTTCCGGCGTTTCGGAGAAGTGCTCGTAATACGCCAAGTGCAGATCGCCCGGCCGGCATTGGCGCAACGGCACGTAGTGATCGACGCACCATGAGAAGATCCGCTGCTCGAAATCGCTCGCACCGCGCAAGCGGTCCATCTCGTCTCGAAACGGTTGGAGATGGTCCTTGATGAGTTCGGGCTCATCGAACAAGCGCGCGAAGTAATTCGTGTTGCCGCGCTTCATGCGCGAGTTGACGGTTGCGATCGGGTGCCGCAGCAAAAGCGCGATAGGCATCTCGGGAAAGCGCTCGTGGAGCCATTTCAGCCACAGGTTCGCGCGCACTTCTTTGATCATGCGGCGCGTGCAGAATACGCGTCGGTTGTAGTGGTGCGTCATGTAGTTAAAGCCTTGAGCCCCGGTGACCAGTCGCCGCGCCGGGATCACATACTTGTCCGCCGTTTCGTCGGGCCGGAGGTAGAGGCCGTAGAGGAACGCATCGCTGACGCCGCCACGCCACGGGTTGAACGGTTCGTTGATATGACGAAAGTCGTTATGGTAGTTGAGGACACTCGCGAGCCACGTCGTGCCGCTTCGCGCGAGTCCGGCCAGGAACACGCACGCTTTTGGGCTGCGGTCGAAGTCGAAGACCGGCCGCCAGAGCAAGAGGCGCTCCCAAGGGGAGTGCACGGCCGCGCCCGGATAGCGGCGGCTCACTTTGAACATGCCGCTCTTTTCTTGCTTCGTCGCGTCGGGCATGGCGGAAATCCTACTCCTCGGGCTCTAGGTGGATCAGCACGTGGGCGCGGGGCAGCTCGCGCTTGATATCGACCACAATGGTATCGGATTGATCGTGGGCCTCTTTGAGCGGCATGTCGCTTCGCATCTGCAGATGGAAGTCGATGAATTCGCCGCCGCCCGCGCGCCGCGTCCGAAGCTTATGATAGCCTGCGAAGATCCCGTGATGGCGCTCGATGATCTCGCGGATGTGCGCTTCTTGATCGGGCGGCAGGCGGCCGTCGGTCAGGTCGATCACCGCCTTCGCGGTCACCGCGTACGCCGCGCGCACGATCAGGCCGGCGATGAGCAGCGAGAGTATCGGGTCGATGATAACGAGCCCCGTGATGCGGATGGCGGCGAGGCCCACGGCCACGCCGAGCGCGGTCCACACGTCGGCTTGCAGCTGCATCGCTTCCGCCTGGAGGGCCGGGGATTGCTCGAGCTCGGCGACTTTGCGCAGCCGCACCCACACGAACCAGGTGATGATGCTCGACGCGACCATCACGGCGATGCCGATCTCCAGATGCGCCGGCATGGCCGGCGCGTGGAGCTTTGCGATGGCTTGCCAGACGACGAACGCGGCCACCGCCATGATGAAAAACGCCTCGATGGCGGCGCTGACATTTTCGAACTTGCCGTGGCCGTACGCGTGGTCGTGGTCCGCCGGCCGCGCCGCGAGCCGGACGGTGATCAATTGCACCGCCGTGACGAACACGTCGGTAGCGGAGTGCACCGCTTCCGAAAGCACGCTGACCGATCCGGACAGCAGCCACACGATCAGTTTCGCCACGACGAGCAGCGTGTTGGACAGCAACGGCGCGAACAGCGCCTCGGTGCGGGCGCGCTCCGTGCGGCTTAGCGGGTCTTGGCCTTCAGCGTGTCTCGTCGGCGTCCGAAGCGGCGTCATCTGAACCGTCGTCCACGCCATCGGTGAGCAGTTCGACGCCGCCATCCTGTCCGGCGATGCCCGTGCCCTCGTCGCGCCTGCGCCGGTAGCGGGGGGGCGGCGCGGATGGACGCTTGAC
Above is a window of Candidatus Eremiobacteraceae bacterium DNA encoding:
- a CDS encoding ABC transporter ATP-binding protein, with the translated sequence MRTFAGGAGVGPLDLSIDAGEFVSIVGPSGCGKSLLIDLIGGLTACDAGEVRVGGTAVRGPSGDRQIVFQDGELFPWLTVEGNIAYGLHARGENPVKIASAVEAFLHIVRLEKVAHLYPHELSNSMRQRTAIARALVLRPPVLLLDDPLAALDEVTRAILQREIADLWQLFKSTTVLVTHNVAEACLLGDRVVVLSASPGQVVEIAEVDASRPRTLDDVDGVVARVGMVLRTQVYERGDDHESLAGTMVHRIRPHSVG
- the cysC gene encoding adenylyl-sulfate kinase — its product is MSTQKGFMIWFTGLSGSGKTTIARILETRIRAAGHTFESLDGDVVRTNLSKGLGFSKEDRDTNIRRIGFVGHLLQRNGVGVVCSAISPYSATRDDVREMVGEDFIEVFADCPLEICATRDGKVEMYAKAMRGELKEFTGVSDPYEAPETPELHLKTHEETPEQSADKVMRYLVERGYVAAESLVAGAR
- a CDS encoding PHP domain-containing protein — encoded protein: MSEAYIDLQLHTNCSDGVWSPERLYEEVRARDLECFSVTDHDTIDAYPVPADLASRCVPGLEVDTEHEGHTVHLLAYGVTDPDCALLSALRKQRDERIVRMKAIVERMRGLGVDITFEDVRAQVAGGGSVGRPHLARALLAKGIVSNIQEAFDKYLADGEKGFVKLKRLTSADIVPMVHESGGIVVIAHPKRLREERHLAEIADLGVEGVEAVHPSADAEYQRHIIEFADARGLLVTGGTDFHAPETHPMPGIMFSRDRLERFLARVAALA
- a CDS encoding ABC transporter permease subunit — its product is MKVLRELWFIAFVLILWASATGSGLVPAKLLPSPLVTLDALRAQIASGSIEQALAASAARLVIGYLLACALGLAFGLALSFTKEWAVGVKPVFLSLLSVPSVTFVPLMLVWFGPTDKCIIATILIHASVTMAMATVDGAAAIRSRTVQAARVLGARGWYLIRSVLIPAALPSVMSGAKQAWAYSFRALLSGELLVAGTVGLGRSLDQAQLKADVPTMIAVLLVVALFSQAVDALVFRRIEAKALLGVH
- a CDS encoding cation diffusion facilitator family transporter yields the protein MTPLRTPTRHAEGQDPLSRTERARTEALFAPLLSNTLLVVAKLIVWLLSGSVSVLSEAVHSATDVFVTAVQLITVRLAARPADHDHAYGHGKFENVSAAIEAFFIMAVAAFVVWQAIAKLHAPAMPAHLEIGIAVMVASSIITWFVWVRLRKVAELEQSPALQAEAMQLQADVWTALGVAVGLAAIRITGLVIIDPILSLLIAGLIVRAAYAVTAKAVIDLTDGRLPPDQEAHIREIIERHHGIFAGYHKLRTRRAGGGEFIDFHLQMRSDMPLKEAHDQSDTIVVDIKRELPRAHVLIHLEPEE
- a CDS encoding sulfotransferase, with the translated sequence MPDATKQEKSGMFKVSRRYPGAAVHSPWERLLLWRPVFDFDRSPKACVFLAGLARSGTTWLASVLNYHNDFRHINEPFNPWRGGVSDAFLYGLYLRPDETADKYVIPARRLVTGAQGFNYMTHHYNRRVFCTRRMIKEVRANLWLKWLHERFPEMPIALLLRHPIATVNSRMKRGNTNYFARLFDEPELIKDHLQPFRDEMDRLRGASDFEQRIFSWCVDHYVPLRQCRPGDLHLAYYEHFSETPETEIDGLFKYFSVKYDDDVLSFVKRPSPVTRKDAAINTGKSVVALWREEIASEDVAKAMRILALFGLDRLYNEGPMPDPKAAQALLAAD
- the sat gene encoding sulfate adenylyltransferase, which translates into the protein MVQTLMEVALSTHSTLITPHGGTLVDRVAKTGAAMKLAAEAATLPKIALSERALCDVICIATGAYSPLEGFMGSADYNSVVDGMRLVNGTIWPIPIVLPIEESLASRLKAGDKAALVDTSFNMVAIIDISEIYHADHARETLKVYGTSDREHPGVAAVLDAPPHYCAGTITLIAMPKPDYPDEALTPAQTRAKFSELGWRTVVGFQTRNPVHRAHEYLQKVALESVDGLLLHPLVGKTKGDDVPADVRMKCYKVLLEKYYPMGRTVLGVFPAAMRYAGPREAVLHAIARKNYGVSHFIVGRDHAGVGTYYGTFEAQRIFDDIEDELEITIMRFEHSFWCNVCEGMATTKTCPHKAEDRVALSGTKVRDMLRAGERPPAEFSRPEVADVLIAAMAGTTV